The Collimonas fungivorans Ter331 genome has a segment encoding these proteins:
- the msrA gene encoding peptide-methionine (S)-S-oxide reductase MsrA has translation MTKEVAVLGGGCFWCLEAVYQEIKGVQQVESGYTGGQVANPSYEQVCEGTTGHAEVVAVTFDTDQISFRELLEIFFTIHDPTTLNRQGNDVGTQYRSAIYYQSPQQETEAKKVMAEMANVWDAPIVTELSPAETYYKAEDYHQNYFRQHPLQGYCAFVVAPKVAKLRKIFIDKVIAS, from the coding sequence ATGACCAAGGAAGTTGCAGTTTTAGGGGGCGGATGCTTCTGGTGCCTGGAGGCGGTTTACCAGGAAATAAAGGGTGTGCAGCAGGTCGAATCGGGGTATACCGGCGGCCAGGTAGCCAACCCAAGCTATGAACAGGTCTGCGAAGGCACGACCGGCCATGCCGAAGTAGTCGCGGTGACATTCGACACCGACCAGATCAGCTTCCGCGAGTTATTGGAAATCTTCTTTACGATCCACGACCCGACCACCCTGAACCGGCAGGGCAACGACGTCGGCACGCAATACCGTTCCGCGATTTATTACCAGTCGCCGCAGCAGGAGACCGAAGCCAAGAAAGTGATGGCGGAAATGGCGAATGTCTGGGATGCCCCCATCGTCACCGAGTTAAGCCCTGCCGAGACCTATTACAAGGCCGAGGATTACCACCAGAATTATTTCCGCCAGCATCCTCTGCAAGGCTATTGCGCATTCGTGGTTGCGCCCAAAGTGGCAAAGCTGCGCAAGATCTTTATCGACAAGGTTATCGCTAGTTGA
- a CDS encoding OmpW/AlkL family protein — translation MKKPFNVLPKLAALSVLAACAAPAMAQQAGDNVVNLGWAHIGLNQSSEPLKLGTITVPNSGAHVSNADTAILQMTHFFTDNIAVTADLGIPPKFKLSGEGSLKGLGQLGTATQWSPAILAKYYFGDANSQFRPYVGAGAAYVWYSNIKLTSSLTGLLAGGDAGASTSADLSSSFVPVANVGIAYNFDKNWSANFSLSYVPLDTKADLSTHHSDGTTTHATTKITLNPLVSVLTVGYKF, via the coding sequence ATGAAAAAACCATTCAACGTATTGCCGAAACTGGCTGCGCTGTCCGTACTGGCAGCATGCGCGGCTCCCGCCATGGCGCAGCAGGCTGGCGATAATGTCGTCAATCTCGGCTGGGCGCACATCGGACTGAACCAGTCCAGCGAGCCGCTGAAGCTCGGGACCATCACAGTGCCAAACAGCGGCGCGCATGTTTCCAACGCCGATACCGCCATCCTGCAGATGACCCACTTCTTTACCGACAATATCGCTGTCACTGCGGATCTGGGCATCCCGCCGAAATTCAAGCTGAGCGGCGAGGGTTCCCTCAAAGGCCTGGGCCAGCTCGGTACGGCAACACAATGGAGCCCTGCGATCCTGGCGAAATATTATTTCGGCGACGCTAACAGCCAGTTCCGTCCCTATGTCGGCGCCGGTGCTGCATACGTTTGGTATTCGAATATCAAGCTGACCAGCAGCCTGACGGGACTGCTTGCCGGCGGCGATGCCGGTGCTTCAACCAGCGCCGACCTGAGCAGCTCTTTCGTGCCAGTCGCGAACGTCGGTATTGCCTATAATTTCGACAAGAACTGGTCCGCCAACTTCTCCCTGTCGTATGTCCCGCTGGACACCAAGGCTGACCTGAGCACCCATCACAGCGATGGAACAACCACCCACGCCACTACCAAAATCACTCTGAATCCTTTGGTTTCGGTGCTGACTGTCGGCTACAAGTTCTAA
- a CDS encoding L-threonylcarbamoyladenylate synthase produces the protein MESPVIDLQAIRLAARKLEAGALVAFPTETVYGLGADAENAAAVASIYAAKGRPSNHPVIVHVAPEADIAYWVESVPPQAQALIAAFWPGPLTLILPRAAHIPDQVSGGQSSVGLRCPSHPVAQALLREFKGGKGGIAGPSANKFGHVSPTTAQHVRDEFDTEGDSPIACILDGGQSEVGIESTIIDLSRIAAHGPVLLRPGHISAAQIGAVLGVAVQAADAAAPRASGTLESHYAPRTPVLLVPSAQLAGILQQMHQAGQNLALISYSAPAAGMPPLAAQFPMTAEAQAYAHDLYAALRNMDHAAADLIVVEAPPSGLAWQGVNDRLRRAAHDSSAVLAGFKK, from the coding sequence ATGGAATCGCCGGTCATCGATCTGCAGGCAATCCGGCTGGCAGCGCGCAAGCTGGAAGCCGGCGCGCTGGTCGCATTTCCTACCGAAACGGTGTACGGACTGGGCGCCGATGCCGAGAACGCGGCGGCGGTGGCCAGCATCTACGCCGCCAAAGGACGCCCGTCCAACCATCCGGTGATCGTCCATGTCGCGCCGGAAGCGGACATCGCTTACTGGGTAGAGTCGGTGCCGCCGCAGGCGCAAGCGCTGATTGCTGCTTTCTGGCCGGGACCGCTGACGCTGATCTTGCCGCGCGCCGCCCATATCCCGGACCAGGTGTCGGGCGGTCAAAGCTCGGTCGGCTTGCGTTGCCCGTCGCATCCGGTGGCGCAGGCCTTGCTGCGCGAGTTCAAGGGTGGCAAGGGCGGCATCGCCGGTCCTTCGGCCAACAAGTTCGGCCATGTCAGTCCGACCACGGCGCAGCACGTGCGCGACGAATTCGATACCGAAGGCGACAGTCCGATCGCCTGCATCCTGGACGGCGGCCAGAGCGAAGTCGGCATCGAGTCGACCATCATCGATTTATCCCGCATCGCTGCGCATGGACCGGTGCTGCTGCGGCCCGGCCATATCAGCGCCGCACAAATCGGCGCAGTGCTGGGTGTCGCGGTGCAAGCCGCCGACGCCGCCGCTCCGCGCGCTTCAGGCACGCTGGAGTCGCACTATGCGCCGCGCACCCCGGTGCTGCTGGTGCCTTCGGCGCAGCTGGCCGGTATCCTGCAGCAAATGCACCAGGCCGGGCAGAACCTGGCGCTGATCAGTTATTCTGCGCCAGCTGCTGGCATGCCACCCTTGGCGGCACAATTTCCGATGACCGCCGAGGCCCAGGCCTATGCCCACGATCTTTATGCGGCGCTGCGCAATATGGATCATGCAGCGGCCGACCTGATAGTGGTTGAAGCACCGCCGTCCGGCCTGGCCTGGCAGGGTGTCAACGACCGTTTACGCCGTGCCGCGCACGATTCCTCTGCCGTCCTGGCGGGTTTCAAAAAATAA
- a CDS encoding 5-(carboxyamino)imidazole ribonucleotide synthase: MVHATPPTTTPATWLGVMGGGQLGRMFTHEAQAMGYKVAVLEPEQDCPTGHVADRHFLADYSDEVALTEMASLCAAVTTEFENVAADSLAILARSSFVAPAAASVSVAQDRMVEKRFFTECAKTSTVLPAPHHLIESAADIEAIPVDLLPGILKTVRLGYDGKGQARVRSLDEVRQAFAGMNGVACVLEKMLPLAYEVSVLVVRGVDGKAAVYPIAENVHRDGILFTTTVPGPNVCGETAERAQRAALAIIGQLNYVGVLCIEFFVLQDGSLVVNEMAPRPHNSGHYTMDACVTSQFAQQVRAMARMPLGDTRQHSPAVMLNILGDVWFEGDDSQQAREPAWDKILALPAAHLHLYGKAQPRRARKMGHITFIAATMAEAQQQLAQACAILGIAP; this comes from the coding sequence ATGGTCCACGCCACCCCGCCCACTACCACCCCGGCCACCTGGCTGGGCGTGATGGGCGGCGGCCAGCTGGGCCGCATGTTTACCCACGAAGCGCAAGCCATGGGTTACAAGGTGGCGGTGCTGGAACCGGAGCAGGATTGCCCGACCGGCCATGTCGCCGATCGTCATTTCCTGGCCGACTACAGCGATGAAGTCGCCTTGACCGAGATGGCCAGCTTGTGCGCGGCGGTGACCACCGAGTTTGAAAACGTCGCCGCCGATAGCCTGGCGATCCTGGCGCGCAGCAGTTTTGTCGCGCCTGCCGCCGCCTCGGTCTCGGTAGCCCAAGACCGCATGGTGGAAAAGCGCTTCTTTACCGAATGCGCCAAAACCTCCACGGTACTGCCGGCGCCGCATCACCTGATTGAATCGGCAGCGGATATCGAGGCTATCCCGGTCGACTTGTTGCCCGGCATCCTGAAAACGGTGCGGCTCGGTTACGACGGCAAGGGACAGGCGCGGGTGCGCAGCCTGGACGAAGTGCGCCAGGCGTTTGCCGGCATGAACGGCGTTGCCTGCGTGCTGGAAAAGATGCTGCCGCTGGCCTATGAGGTTTCTGTGCTGGTGGTGCGCGGCGTCGACGGCAAGGCCGCGGTATATCCGATTGCCGAAAACGTGCATCGCGACGGCATCCTGTTTACCACCACGGTGCCCGGCCCGAACGTCTGCGGTGAAACCGCCGAGCGCGCCCAGCGTGCGGCGCTGGCCATCATCGGCCAGCTGAATTATGTCGGCGTGCTGTGCATCGAGTTTTTTGTCTTGCAGGACGGTTCGCTGGTGGTCAACGAAATGGCGCCGCGTCCGCACAACAGCGGCCACTACACCATGGATGCCTGCGTCACCAGCCAGTTCGCGCAGCAAGTCCGCGCCATGGCGCGCATGCCTCTGGGCGACACTCGCCAGCATTCGCCGGCGGTGATGCTGAATATCCTGGGTGACGTCTGGTTCGAGGGGGATGACAGCCAGCAAGCGCGCGAACCGGCATGGGACAAGATCCTGGCCTTGCCGGCGGCGCATTTGCATTTGTACGGCAAGGCGCAGCCGCGCCGCGCGCGCAAGATGGGGCATATCACCTTTATCGCCGCGACCATGGCGGAAGCACAGCAACAACTGGCGCAGGCTTGCGCTATCCTCGGCATCGCTCCATAA